ATTCCTTCACCTCCATAAACAAAGAGTTGGCCCCTAGGATGATGACTTAACCTATTTGCAGACCAGTGTAAAACTATGACAAGGAGTCTCTTGTCATCTGATGATAACTCTAGCTTCGCAACATTGTTAGCTAATTTTTTAGATCTATGATCCTTGGTAGACTCAGCAGTTGATATATCCCAAAACATTATATCACCATCTACATAGCCAACAGCAAGACTTGACCCATTATCGCATACCCAACAAAGAGAGCTTATCTCTTTCTCCACCTGTTTGCTGCCTGATGTAGCATCAGTCAGCTCAGTTCTTGTGCCTTCAAAAGAATTATGGACTGTTTCTTCCTTCACTTGCAGGTCCTTGGAACCTCTTACAAGCACAACTTGATCTTCTAAAGCATCCCGAGAACAATCAGACCATTCTCATATGCAATCAGCAGTCTGCAAAAGGACATAATTTTCTAAATGTGCTAACTAGAACAAATAACCCAACTACATATGAAACTGCAGCATCTTGTTTCATCTATGGATTAGTATTGTAGTTGATGTGAATAAGAAAATGTACATGACAGTATCTATACACATAAATTTATATGTGTGTACATGCTCATGTGTCAATGTGTTTGTTTGGGCACAAGTGTGTGTGTGCAAACATATTTTTTCAACTGAGGGAAATAGTGATGCATCAAGCTTAGGCCCTAAATTAAAAGGAGGCCATATCGACTCTGATAATCACTAAAAGAATATTCAATTTATAAACTATATGCCTAAAAGGCTGAACCCCTCATGTTCTTGCCCCTCCAGTTCAGCCTGTCAATTTGCTTTTGGATTAGAAGCATTAATATAATCTCAACAAGAAACTAAGTTTGCAATAGTAGAAAAACATGTGACAGCCTAGCGCATTGGTTATATAGAAAAATCTCGACACTGTTTTCATAAGGATTTGTCATGCCTGTTTCCCTGAGAACTGGGTTGATGGAGAACTCCAACAACAGAAAGATTATCAGGCAATGACATTCCAGCTGCTTCTGCAATATTGATAGATAAGTTTAGCATTTGAATATAGTATACAGAAGAAACAGTGATATACAAAATCTCCCTTTCTTCATGAAAATGAAGCAAGATCCACTCagcaaaataataaagaaaattgGCAAAAACCTTAACTAACCTTGGCGGCGACGAGGGCGAAATTGCCAGCACCGACTCCTTAAGGCCATAGCTACCGCGCTCCCGATCGAGGTTCAGAAGAATCAGTCGGATTGCGCTGAAGCAATCACTTGCTTTGCAGAAGTTGTCAAGGAATTTCTGAAACTTGGAGCGCTTTAGGGGGAGGTTTCTTCACCTTCAATTGAGAGGTGACTCAAACACTCAAACCCATAACAATTTGAATAGATTCTCACCGTTTCCGACTAAAGGAAGCTCAGCCATCCAACCTAATTAAACGAAGAAATTAACTTCACAAGCATAATCATAATCATATTGGCTGAGATCGAGAAAGACTTACGGAAGCTTTGACGacggaagggagagagagacagagtggGAGGTGGAGAAAAAACCAAGGCTGTTGAGGACGGTGACAGCGAGAGAGAAGAGGGTGAAGGTGAGAAAGCGGAGGAAGAGGCTCCTATGAGATTGAAGCCATTCGAAAGGGATGGGTTTGTAAGAGATGGCATGGGTTTCTAGGTTTAAGGTCGAGAGAGAGCTGGGCGTCAAGTGTTGAGAGGAGGGctgtgtttttttcttttggacacgATGTGGCAATTAAACCTAACTAAAAATTTTTcaagttattcacacaacagaaatctcaCCAACTGTCGTCTAAGTGCagcactaaaaatcaaaatatcaaatcatggagggaaacatggcgccttcagtgttttggctcaaaatgttgccgcccaATTCcatcttcacacaacagaaaatcttaaatctgttgtacaatTACAACAGCTTGCACTAGGCCTATCTAGGGGAAGATATTCAAgcaagttttctcaaattttgattactggtttttcaatcacacaacggaaatagtataacccgttgtcctagtagcccaaatttcagtgtttcaagagccaaccaagactccaaagtggaggaaaatctgccgctaaattttttaagactcagacgacagacattacttCATTTCCGTTGTGTaatgtagttctgataaaaaagttttcactttgttggcattcacacaacagaatataacaagtaccgttgtgcaataaagcttacttaaacacacaacagatgatttatGTTCCATTGTGTgataagtgttgtgtgattaacttttgtAGTAGTGTTCTATATTTCCATATGAATTCTAGCTTTTCTATCAATAGCATCCTACCAATTACATAGACTGTAAAATTGCTAAAACATAAAATCATTGCAAACTGccaggaattaaaaaaattgattatatTCTGGGCAGCATATCAATTAAACAAACTAGTTTAAGCCTATTAAGTATATCAATCAAAGGTTCAGCTCCAAGCCTCCATCAAATCAGTGCCTAACTAGTTGAAtcatttaatcaaagtttttataattctatgattccaatcaaacaaaatctgGGCAGCATATTCAAAGTTTCATAATCCTATTCAAAGTTTGATAATgggattcaaaatttcataatccaATCACTCATTCAAATATGAAGACTCTCAAATGAAATCTGGACAGCAAATTTGAAGACTATCAAACAAAATCTGGGTAAGGAGTCAATGATATAGAACTTCTGAATCAATTTCTTTTACTGCAATCTGTAAAATAATGAaaagcaaaaaccaaaacatTCATCTATGGCCAATTTGATTGAATTAAGCAACAGAAATACTCAGTTGTAACAATCaacaatcacatattcacaaaGCCTTTGAAAAGCAGAGCCTAAGCCTTGAATCACTCATTCAAAGTGCGAAAATCAAATTCATATCATACCTTCAAATCTTTTGCTGCCAATCAAACTCCCATAATCCAAATCTCTTGCTCAGttgctccaagtctccaactcAAATTCCAAGTGAGAAAAGAATCTCCCTTAATGtcaaattcttgagaaaactaATGGGTTCTAAgatatttttatcatttttcTGGGTTAGGTTCGAATTTTGCTGCGTTTTGGAAGTGCAAAGGCTGAAATCTGTTCTGGAACTCTGTTCTGCTATTTCTCGCGACCTAGACAATGCTTAAAACACAAAGCCTAAACCGGCGTCTttgggttttgaaaaaaaaaatttttactgCGCCTGCGCCTCTGGTTCGCCTTTCACGCCTTGGTCGACGCCTTTGAAGCCTCATCGCCTTACAACCGAAACTCACTCAATTTAAGGGCTGATTTCCGCCTTTTGAGCCTCAGGCGAGCCTTGAGGCACGCCTTTTAATTCATTGATTTTACGCTTACGGTCCAATGAGTTCAATGGAATCATACCCTTCTCCCGCAGCAGTCTAGCCACCATTTCATGTTTTGGACCTCTCTCACAACAATATTATTCAGGAGCATTACCACATTGCTTCAATAACATAACGGCTTTGGCTGATGATTTTCTTTATGCTTATATGGTTGTAGAAACTCGTGTGGAAAGGAATAGAGATTGAGTTCGGGAACAATATTTGGCATTTGAGAAGCATTGACATTTCAAGCAATTCTTTGGTTGGGGAAATTCCGGAAAGCATCACTAGTATGCAAAACTTGATTTCTCTAAACTTCTCAAGAAACAAATTTACAGGAAAGCTTCCTGAGAACTTCGGTAACATGAAGAAGTTAGAATCTCTTGATTTGTCAAGAAACCAGATATCTGGTCAAATTCCTCCAGTTTTTCGAGTTTGAATTTTCTTGGAGTCTTGGACTTGTCATACAACCAATTGTCTGGAAGAATTCCAGCAAGCACCCAACTTCAGAGTTTCGATGCTTCTAAATATATGGGAAATCTTGGACTCTGCGGACCACCACTCTCACCAAATTGCCCTGGAGATGCAACAACTGAAGATGATCATAACAGGGAACACGAAAATGATGGTCTCATAAGCTTGGGATTCTTCATCAGTACAGTGTTGGGATTCATCACTGGGTTTTGGATAGTCTGCGGCAGTTTATTGCTTAAGAGTTCTTGGAGATATGCTTATTTCAAATTCCTGGACAATGCAAAAGATTGGATTTATGTCAAAGCTGCTGTCTACAAAGCAAAAATGCAGAGGAGGCTTCAAAGATAAATCGTAGGGGCTGCTGGCGCGCATTCTGGGCAATGAGCTTAATTACCCAGAACTGGAATTTCAAGGCTTAATGTGGAAGGTTTTTAGATgtctttgctttctctttcagcAAGAAATAAATATTATGGTTGTTTCTCTTGAGAAATGTAATATGGGCTGATACAAGCCCTGATGATattatgctttttttttcttcattgagACATTTGTATAATTGATGGATGATAGCTAATTTGAATAGCTGCaatttgaaaaaacaaaaactcgaTGTCATTATTGAGCAGGTCATTATAATTAATCATTCATTCCTTTAGTTAGTTTCACCTTCGGTAAAATTTAAATCTTGGATTTTAGTTTAGAGGaggttcttctccttcttctataCTACACGACATTTGTCCAAACAGAGTCAGTGGGTGGCAGTTTACCATTTATCTTTGAGACTAGCTTTTGTCAAAACGGTGGCTTTCGGTTATCACGTCACCATTTATCTTTGAAGTCTCCTCTGTAATATCTCCTTGCATATACATGACATAGTATATCACAAAAGTTAGGAAAAAGGAGAATGGTTGTTCATCCTCTGAAGATAAAAGTTAGGAAAAAGGAGAATGGTTGTTCATCCTCTGAAGATATTGCGTTTTGACCATTGTGAACTGTGAAGTATGCCCACaatgtgtttgatgaaatgcaaAACAAAGAAGATAAGTTCATAAACTGGTTCCATATAGGGTCAAGTGCAATTGGTTCTAGCTGGCAGTATATTTCATTTTGATAAGTACTGTGCTGCTACATTCTACAACATCGTGATCGTATATGTTTAAAGGCTATGAAACCTTCAAAGTCTGTGATAGCACCTGCCAGATTCTCGACTATTTTATGAGTGAGTCATACATGGACTTCTATATGATATGCTTCTATGCTTGCTTATTTGGTTGTTCAATTAAATATGTTTgaagattttaattttttccaATTATTGATTGAATACATATTGTATATGGAAGATTTTAAGTAGAAGACACTAAGATGGGACAAACTTGGTCGAAGATGTATATTCTTTCGGGTATATGTTTTGAGTCCTTGACATGAAGATGTATATTCTCTCGTGTTTCTTAATCAATCCCAAAGCTCAATCAGGGTGAAACGCAGTAAAAATGCACAAATTGTTTTCATTCAAAAAGTATCTGTTTGAattttgtgttcattttctgTGGCAGAACTTTTATTCTAATGCCAAAAACAGATTTGAAGTTCAATAGTAAAAATGCAGACCAGCTGTTTGAGGTTTTACTTGTGCAAGCGAAGCCTTGTTTAGTATCTTCTGAGCTCTCTACAGTTACTCGTTCGCCGAGCTTGCAGGTCAGTGATGAatctattttattgatttcaTACATTCACTTTAGTATTTGTAACTTTTCAGCATTCAAGTCCACACAACACACAATGTAGCTATTTATAGCTAGATTGTAGAGATCTTTCTGTCGCTTTATTCATTATCAAATGCAGAGACTATATTTACATTATGAGTAGCAAGTGTTGGTTGGGCTTCTATGCTTGCTCGTTACCTCTGCAATTAGTTGTTCAAGAGTTGGGAGCTCCAGGCCTCCAGCATAAGATTTGATATGAACGGCCGAGTACAAGGCAAGAGTAGTGCAGGGGAGACGTCAGAGATAAATGGCAAAGTAAAATAAGTTACACAAGTTGTTTCTTTATTTGTGGTGTTTGACAGGACTTGCAATAGAAAGATATTCTAATTTATAGTATGAGTGAAGCGGTAATCATATGAAACACACAATATATGGTTGTTGAACAGGAGAGGATCGATAGACTCGATCAGGAGTGGATCTAGTATCATGCTGATTTTTTTACTCTCCTGCAGGAGAACTGCCTAACCCAATATAGAAGATTCAGCTTAAGTCCTCATCCAAAAGCACGTTAGAGGATTTAAAATGTCGATACATCAAGCCTAAATGTCTGACTGCTTTATTGAAATTTGACAAAAGCAAGCAAACTtgatccaaacaaaaaaaaaaaaaacagaagaagacaTAAGCAAGTGAAAAAAGAATGACGCGTTATTTGATCCAATTGTAGGAGTATTAGCATATATAGTTGTCATTCAACCtgttaaaatatttaaatagaaCACAGTCACAGCAGACACTACTGATAATGCTTTCGTTTGATCACAGGCTTCTCTATTATATCACCTCAACTTGGGGTTCTTTTTAGCCAATTTAGACCCAGATGCCCCAAATTGTTATTTACAGAGTTGGTACCCTTTTGTATCTTGTGTAGCTTGCTTCAACATCTCTACTACCTGATTCATTGTTGGCCGGTCTTTAATACACTCTTCAGCATTTGGATATTGATGGCCAGAAGCAAAAACAGAAGATGACTTTTGTTCTAGCTGACAAGAAGAGCTGACCAAGTCTATGATGTAGTATTataacattaacattaaagcACAAGAAAGCATTTTTAAGTAGTAAGAATTTTGATTTTTCCCCTTAATTGACTTTCAGCTACAGAAATGGAAGAACAAGATCAGGGGACTGGTGTGTTGAAGTAAACAGGGGTTACTTATTAAGGCACAGAACTTACAGAATGATAATTTAGTTCATGCTCTTTTATATTACTCTCAAGTTTTATGTCCAATTTCGCTTTGTACTAGACAGCAAGAAGAGTGCAATGGCATTTGAAGGTTTTGAACTCAAGAACTCTTATACCATGTGACACAACCACAGGGTCCCAACAGCTAAAGCTTTTAGAGTACAGAATACATCAAGATAATGGACAGTTACCGAAGTGACAGTGTCCACCAAGGTATGTAACTGAAGGTAATTATATTAGTAACACATACAATTTTAATTCCAAAACCAGAGATGTCACTATAAATGCAGCAAACAAGTAGATGTATGACGAGCCGGGTATATGTTTTGAAAAGAATGGAATTGAGAGAAAGTAAGCAAGTACCAGCAGGAACGTAGAAGACTGTTGCCACTGCAACTGTCTGAACCAGAGTGAAAGCTTTCTCCATTTTCACGAATTTacaaatttctcaattttacAAGAGAAGAGAGTCTTGGGGTCCAGTTGAGGCCCAGCCTAAGTAAAACCACGTGATAATCAGAAAGGAGAGAAACATAGAATGATTGTACAAAACCACGTGATAATCGACGAAGGAAAACCCAATTTCCAAATTATGCCGATCAAGTCAGTCAATGAAGCAACTCCATTGCTGTTTCCACGATTGTACATATGTAGTTTCCAAAGTCCTTTTGCTTCAACTATATATACTTCACTTTACAGGTTGCATATCATCTTCATAATCATGTTTTTCAGTATAATGAGTGGTGGGTCTATGCATTCTGGTTTGGTTGGGCTGTGTGCCTGGCCATTGCCTCTGCTATTGTTGTTCAAGTGTTGGAAGCTCCAACAACATCATGTGCTTGGAGAGTGAAAGGCATGCTCTTCTCCAGTTCAAACAAGGCCTTGTGGATGAGTCCAGTGCTCTTGACTCTTGGAAAAGTGAGAAAGATTGCTGCAAGTGGAGAGGAATAGCATGCAACAACCAAACAGGTCATGTCATCACTCTTGATCTCTCTTATAGTTATTACCATTCCATTAAACGGAGAGGTGAAATTAGTCCTTCACTACTTGAATTGCGATATCTAAATTACTTGGACCTCAGTTATAATGATTTTGGAGGAATGATCATTCCCAAGTTCATTGGCTCTCTGAGTCAACTGAAAGAACTCAAACTTGCAGATGCTAATTTCAGTGGACCTATTCCTCCCCAACTTGGAAACCTCTCTAATTGCACACTCTTGATCTTTACCATAACCAAGTTGTTAGTCCTGAAATCTTGAGTGGTtatctcatctttcttccttgaGATACCTGAACATGTCATATCTAGATTGTCAAAGGTTGTGAATTGGCCACAATCTTTAAGCAAGCTCACTTCGCTGACCGAGCTTCAGTTATCTTGGTGTGAGCTTCCTGATGTCAATCTAAGATCACTTTCCTTTATTAattcttccacctctcttcaACTCCTTGACCTCTCTGGAACTCTCTTAATTCTTCAATATTTTATTGGATAGCCAATGTCAGCAGCAACTTTGTCCATATTGATCTGTCTTGGAATAAACTTGAAGGTGGGATACCAAAAGGCATTCAAAACTTATGCAGCTTAGAGCGTTGACCTTATGGTCAAACCAATTGTCTGAAAACTTTGAGGACTCTGTAAAACCTTGTCTTGTGCTGAGAACACACTTGAGACCGTGGACTTGGGTTTTAACCAATTTTGGGGATCATTGCCAGATTTGAAACGTTTTTTAAAGTTAAGAAagttatatctttcaaataatcAACTAAATGGGTCTGTACCCAAGAGTGTCGGCAACTCTCTAGCCTTGAAAGCTTGTATCTCAGAGGGAATTCTTTGAGTGGTGTCATAACAGAAGCCCACTTTTTGAACCTCTCTCGTTTACAGTATTTGAGTCTTTCTGGTAATCGTTTCTCTATCAACCTGAGCTCTGATTGGAATCCACCATTTCAGCTTTTGAGGTTAGATATGTCCTCTTGCAAGATGGGACCAGCTTTTCCCAAGTGGATTCTAACGCAGACAGATCTTACTGATCTTTATCTCTCTAATGCTGGACTATCAGGAAACTGCCGAATCTATCATCAACAAGCTTGTTTACTCTCAACTTGTCTTCTAATCTATTTTCTGGCGCATTGCCATCATTTTCTCCTATGCTACAAGGCTGTATCTCTCGAATAATAGGTTTCAGGACATTTGTCTTCCTTATGTGCAACGCAGTCTCCATATTGGATGTATCTTGACATTTCTAAGAACCTATTGTCTGGGGAGGCTCCTAATTGTTGGATGCAATTTCAAAGTTTGTATCTATTGAATTTGGGAAAGAATAAATTATCTGGAAAAATACCAAGCTCGTTAGGCAGTCTACAGGGAATTGGGATATTCGGTTACATGATAACAACTTTTCAGGAGAATTGCCTTCTTTAGAGAACTGTACCGGATTATGATGGTTGACCTTGGCAACAATAACTTGTCTGGAAAGATACCAACATGGATTGACCAAAGCCTAAAAAACTTGGTGATTCTACGCTTACGGTCCAATGAGTTCAATGGAATCATACCCTTCTCCCTGTGCAGTCTAGCTGCCATTCATGTTTTGGACCTCTCTCACAACAGTATTTCAGGAGGCTTGCCACATTGCTTCAATAACATAACCTCGTTGCCTACTAATACTGGAGTTGGTGAAATGTGGAACTTGTGTGGAAAGGAATAGAAAGAGAGTTTCCCAATCTTATAGGTATGAGAAGCATTGACATTTCAAGCAACTATTTGATTGGGGAAATTCCGCCAAGTATAGCAAGTATGACAGAGTTGAAATCTCTGAACCTGTCTAGAAACAAATGACGGGAAAGCTTCCTGAAGACTTTGGTAACATGAAGATGTTGGAATCTCTTGATTTGTCAAGAAACCGGATATCTGGTAAAATTCCTTCAAGTTTTGCGAGCTTAAACTTTCTTAGTGTCTTGGACTTATCACACAATAACTTGTCAGGAAGAATTCCATCAGGCACCCAACTTCAGGGTTTTATGCTTCCAATATATGGAAATCGTGGACTTTGTGGACCACCGCTGACACAAAGTTGTCCAGGAGAAGGAACTGAAATTGATAACAAAGAACATGATAATGATGGTCTCATAAGCCTGGTTTTTTATCAGTGTTGTGCTGGGATTCGTCACTGGATTTTGGATGGTCTGCGGCAGTTTACTGCTTAAGACTTCTTGGAGATATGCTTATTTTAGATTCCTGGACAATTGCAAAAGACTGGATTTATGTCAAAACCGTTGTGTACAAGGCAAACTGCAAAGGTGACTTCAAAGATAAATGGTAACTAAGCTACATAATAATTGGTTTTTAGTGTTTATGTTTTCTGGCTAGATATACTTGTAGAACTCTTTCAAATTTATAGTATTACAATCGTTTGGAAACACAAAATATTTGTTCAATCTTTTAGAATATTGTTTTTTGACTGTCATTTGTTTTGACATGATGTTAGGAGATTCTGGAATTCGAGGAATGAGCCTAATGATCCCGGAGTGGaagattcaagggttaatgtTGAAGGTTTCAGATGTCGTTGCTTTCTCTTTCAGCAAGAAATAATTATTATGCTTTATCTCTTCAGAAATGTGTGTGATAATGGATTGTATGTAGTATGAGCTGGTATCACTTTTATTCCATCTTTCTGGCTGTAATTTAAACCTAGCTTTCTCGATTGATTTCAAATAATTACTTGCAATTATATATTGTTCCATTCCAGAGCATTTCAATTAATCTGATCTATTCCAATCAAACTTCAGAGATTTTATTACTCTGCATCTATGGGGAATTTTGGACTTTGCAGATCATAGCTAACACTCAAGTCCCCGAAATATGCGACTGCTCAGATCCTGGTATCTCTAGTGCAGAGGAAAAACTAATGGTATCAGAAACCTAGGATTTTATTACGATAGTGCATAGCTTGGATTCTTCAGAGGATTTTGGGAGTCTCTGACACTTCACTACTAAGTCTTCATGAGATGCGCCTATTTCAATTCATGTATGGTACAAAATATGATTTATCTAATAATACTAGCAGATcatcatttattgttttgtacTTACATAAATGTTTGTAGTGtggtctttttttctttttataagatGATCTTAGAAGTTGCAGCCTACTGTTATGTGGAGGAAGGAGTTAGTATCCTACTCCGAGGGCAGGATATGGGAGGTTTTTCGATTGAGATGTCTTTGCCTCCTCTTTCTTCATTTTGTAGCTGCATTTcgctctttgttttctttttaccttCTTTCAGTTTAGAATGCACGATGTCTAATGTAAGATAACCATGGATATGTCAATGTGACAGAATATGGTAATTTGGAAAACGGATGTATATTGTACAGTAGTTTCTTCAAGGTTTCATACATCGCTAACCAGTAACTAGAAACTCACATTGTAGCTCCAAGAGATCAGTGACATCTTATAAAATCAACTACCCTTTCTAATGAGTGATCGTGTCTTTTGTCATTCTTTTCACTCCCTCTTTATCTACATTCTTTGCTCCAACTTTCATAGCTTCAGTCTCAGGAAAACAGAAGGTAGAATGATAACCATCCAATGTACCCGAGCCCCCTCAAGTAGTACGCACACCCTCTCTCAGTAGTGATCAACCACCCTCATGTTGGACCAGAACCCCTAACTTCAGTTAAAAAGGGTGTAAAACAGAGCAGGCTAAAAGTATTTGAGGTCTGCAAATTGGAACTTACACAAAACTTCCCATTTCCACTTATCCAATCTTTTCAACctgttaaaaaatttaaatagaaCATAGTCACAGCAGACACTATTAATAATGCTTTCGTTTGATCACAGGCTTCTCTCTTATATCACCTTAACTTGGGGTTCTTTTTACCCAATTTAGACCCAGATGCCCCAAAATTGTTGTTTACAGAGTTGGTACCCTTTTGTGAATCTTGTATAGCTTGCTTCAAGATCTCTACCACCTGATTCATTGTTGGCCGGTCTTTTGCATTCTTGTTCAGGCAGCTATCTGCCAACTTGGCAATTTTTTCGAGCTGCATTATAGAATACTGGTCTCTTAGGAGTGGATCTATTATCATGCTGAACTTTTTACTGTCTGCAGGGTACTGTCTAACCAATAAAGAGCTTCTGCTCCGCTGTTGGCCGGTGTCTTCTAAGACACGCCTCCAGTGAGGATCTCATACAGCACCACACCAAAACTCCATAAGTCCTATGGATGGAAAGATGGCCTGTTTCGACATACTCTGGGCAGCATATCCATAAGTCCCTACCACCTGATAACAAAAGCAAATACAATATGAACCAGGGAAAATGTTAATAGAAGCAAAGAACCAGAAAAGTAAATAATAACTAATACCAATTGTCCTCTCAATATTGCATTAACAAAATTCTGCCACCTCCAAATGAAGTTGACATCGAATTCTAAAAGAACTTGGGCTAGTAGTAAAATAAGTCATCTATTATCTACTTACTGCTGTCGATACATGAGTCGGTCACCCTTTGGCCCTTCTCTAGCAAGCCCGAAGTCTGAGAGCTTCGGCTTAAAGTCCTCATCCAAGAGCACGTTGGAGGATTTGAAATCTCGATATATCACCTATTCAAACAATGCAACAAAAAAGGTTCaacaaagtatataaaaattctTGTCTTCAAACAAAATAAGGAATTACCATGTGAGGTAAGCCAGTATCTACCATCCTTAAATACACTCTTCAGCATTTGGATATTGATAGAGAGATGACTTTTGTTTTAAGCTCACAAGCAAGATGACTAGGCTCAAATTGACTTTTGTTATAATACTACATCATAGCTGAACCAAATCTATGATGTAGTATTataacattaacattaaagtaTATTTTTAAGTAGCGAGAATTTAAATTGTTCCCTGTAATTGACTTCTAGCTACAAAAATGGAAGAATAAGATTAGGGACTAGTGTGTTGAAGTAAACAGGGGATACCTATTAACGCACAGAAATTACAGAATGATAATTTAATTCATGCTTCTTTTATATTACTCTCAAGTTTTATATTCAATTTCAAATTGTACTAGACAACAAAGAAGAGTGCAATTTCATTAGATGGTTTTGAACTCAAGAACTCTTATACCATGTGACACAACCACAGGGTCCCAACAGCTTAAGCTTTTAGAGAACAAAATACATCAAGATAATGGACAGTTACTGAAGTGACAGTGTCCACCAATATATGTAACTGGAGGCAATTATATTAGCAGCAGATACAATTTAAGTTCCAAAACCAGAGATGCCACTATAAATGCAGCAACAAGTAAAAGATGTATAATACATAGTACTACATTCCAATCATTAGTCGTGGTTCTAATACTACACTATCCTAAGCAGGTCACACTGATTTGGTATTCCATTGGTCAAAATAACATATATGAGTTGCATTCTCACATGATATGGTAGTTCTACATTCTAAACAAACTGGAAGGAAATACATGGTCAAACATAGGTCAAATAAATGAAAACTATATTCACCTGGACTTCCAGTCCCTCGTGTAGATAAGCCAATCCTTGAGCAGCACCAAGCATTATTTGTAACCTCGTGATCCAAGAAGAGGGTTCAAAGCCctgttgaaaagatgatcctctaaGCTCCTATTAGGCATATATTCATATACCAATAGCCGTTGGATCCCTCTTTCTCCATCTACAGAGCAATATCCTAGAAGCTTTACCAGATTTGGGTGATTTACCACACCAAGAAATTGAACCTCTGCAAGCCATTCTTTATGACCCTATATTAAAACAGCAAAGAACCAT
This genomic stretch from Rosa chinensis cultivar Old Blush unplaced genomic scaffold, RchiOBHm-V2 RchiOBHmChr0c22, whole genome shotgun sequence harbors:
- the LOC112181309 gene encoding receptor-like protein EIX2, whose product is MVDLGNNNLSGKIPTWIDQSLKNLVILRLRSNEFNGIIPFSLCSLAAIHVLDLSHNSISGGLPHCFNNITSLPTNTGKQMTGKLPEDFGNMKMLESLDLSRNRISGKIPSSFASLNFLSVLDLSHNNLSGRIPSGTQLQGFMLPIYGNRGLCGPPLTQSCPGEGTEIDNKEHDNDDSWTIAKDWIYVKTVVYKANCKGDFKDKWRFWNSRNEPNDPGVEDSRIIANTQVPEICDCSDPGISSAEEKLMVSET